In a genomic window of Salminus brasiliensis chromosome 12, fSalBra1.hap2, whole genome shotgun sequence:
- the srebf1 gene encoding sterol regulatory element-binding protein 1, whose product MNNLSFDDPSLDNLDPSLSLNDPSDIDTALLSDIDDMLQLIHNQDMEFGGLFDHPPFPAPPAPVQDLSALSPSSSPPSAPSSSVATTTSSSILSSSPHLDALLGPPITRSPSTPFLPPTFKQAPLAQVTSTPAAQRQQPAPLQTSQPKAQPAPPAALHPSSQAVQSLASSPAKSPVFSSNQQAPQQQQQQQQPQPQPVVAYPNQNGYTAVPQQGSPQPISSVPSSPQNIQPMTIQAQVQSLSASPILTTSSSPPTQTISPHVQQVPVLLQPQFIKADSLLLTTLKPDASMVTTVASPCITSLATSTAPIQGTSLQALMSGGTILTTVPVMVDTEKLPINRIAISGKPGGQVHKGEKRTAHNAIEKRYRSSINDKIIELKDLVAGTEAKLNKSAVLRKAIDYIRYLQQSNQKLKQENMALKMANQKNKSLKDLVAMEVDVKNELPTPPASDAGSPLPSGPFSHCSSDSEPDSPMGDDSKPVANAERSAGGMLDRSRMALCAFTLLFLSFNPLASLMWGSSSRAGETIAPSHLATGRTMLGVESAADSWGWMDWMLPTLLVWLLNGVLVAGVLIKLLVYGEPVTRPHSESSVLFWRHRKQADLDLARGDFAQASQNLWTCLKALGRPLPTSQLDLACAVLWSTLRLWLQRLWVGRWLACKAGGLRADRPLQDDARKSYRDAALVYHRLHQLHMTGKLGGSHLFAVHMALSAVNLAECAGDCLSVATLAEIYVSAALRVKTSLPRLLHITSRGFLSRARQACLSPSGSVPPAMQWLCHPLGHRFFVDGDWSVRSTPKESIYSQAGNTVDPLAQVTQAFREHLLEKALYCVAQPHGDKTPNVGQGEYSDALEYLQLLTSASDAAGATTQAFAIGSNMATVTGCDPHSKWWSSVAVVIINWLQGDDVAAERLYPAVEHLPRSLQSAESPLPKACLNTFKAVRALLAKPENSQLSLSYCEKASGLFRDSLNLGPHSNSSTLDKLVQLLLCDLLLVTRTNVWREQQVCSPATGQQSSASAASPAELQGFQQDLSSLRKLAHSFRPAMRRLFLHEATARLMAGASPTRTHQLLDRSLRRRATPGGKSEECETRPGQREQAEAVMLACWYLPPSFLSAPGQRVGMLADAARTLEKLGDKRTLHDCQQMIIKLGSGTTVTST is encoded by the exons ATATGCTCCAGCTCATCCACAACCAGGACATGGAGTTCGGAGGTCTGTTCGATCACCCTCCGTTTCCAGCCCCTCCAGCTCCTGTGCAGGACCTTTCGGCCCTGTCTCCCTCCAGCTCGCCTCCCTCAGCCCCCAGCTCGTCCGTcgccaccaccacctcctcctccatcctcaGCAGCAGCCCCCATTTGGATGCCCTGTTGGGCCCTCCTATCACCCGCAGCCCCTctactcccttcctccctcctacTTTCAAGCAGGCACCTTTGGCCCAGGTGACCTCCACACCCGCTGCCCAGCGCCAGCAGCCTGCCCCACTGCAGACTAGTCAGCCCAAAGCTCAGCCCGCTCCACCTGCTGCCCTTCACCCTTCCAGCCAGGCAGTCCAGAGTCTTGCCTCATCGCCTGCCAAGAGCCCAGTGTTCAGCTCCAACCAGCAGGctccccagcagcagcagcagcagcagcagccgcagcCGCAGCCTGTTGTTGCCTACCCAAATCAGAACGGATACACTG CGGTCCCTCAACAGGGCTCCCCTCAGCCCATCTCCAGTGTTCCCAGCTCTCCACAGAACATTCAGCCAATGACCATCCAGGCTCAGGTCCAGAGCCTTTCAGCATCACCCATCCTCACCACCTCCTCCAGCCCCCCAACACAGACCATCTCTCCTCACGTTCAGCAAGTTCCT GTCTTGCTACAGCCTCAGTTCATCAAGGCtgactctctcttgctcacgaCTCTGAAGCCTGATGCATCTATGGTAACCACAGTGGCATCCCCATGCATCACTTCCCTGGCTACATCCACTGCTCCTATCCAGGGCACGTCCCTTCAG GCTCTAATGAGTGGGGGTACCATCCTGACCACAGTTCCAGTCATGGTGGACACAGAGAAGCTGCCCATCAACCGCATAGCCATAAGCGGAAAGCCAGGTGGCCAGGTTCACAAAGGCGAGAAGCGCACCGCGCACAACGCCATCGAGAAGCGCTATCGCTCCTCCATCAATGACAAGATTATTGAGCTCAAGGATCTGGTGGCTGGCACAGAAGCTAAG CTGAATAAGTCGGCAGTGCTGAGGAAAGCCATCGACTACATCCGCTACCTGCAACAGTCCAACCAGAAGCTCAAGCAGGAGAACATGGCTCTCAAGATGGCCAATCAGAAGAACA AGTCTTTGAAGGACCTGGTGGCCATGGAGGTGGACGTGAAGAACGAGCTACCAACCCCCCCAGCCTCCGATGCTGGCTCGCCCCTGCCCAGCGGACCTTTCTCTCACTGCAGTAGCGACTCTGAACCAGATAGTCCTATGGGGGATGACAGCAAA ccggTGGCCAATGCTGAGAGGTCTGCTGGAGGGATGCTGGACCGTTCTCGGATGGCTTTGTGTGCCTTCACCCTCCTCTTCCTTTCATTTAACCCACTGGCTTCTCTGATGTGGGGGAGCAGCAGCAGGGCTGGAGAGACCATTGCCCCCAGCCATCTTGCAACCGGCAGGACCATGCTGGGAGTAGAGAGCGCAG CCGATTCATGGGGCTGGATGGACTGGATGCTGCCCACTCTGTTGGTGTGGCTGCTGAATGGTGTGCTGGTAGCTGGAGTTCTGATCAAGCTCTTGGTGTATGGAGAGCCTGTCACTAGACCACATTCTGAGTCCTCCGTTCTCTTCTGGAGACACCGCAAACAGGCTGACCTGGATCTGGCCAGG GGAGATTTTGCCCAGGCCTCTCAGAACTTGTGGACATGCCTGAAAGCTCTTGGCCGGCCCCTGCCCACCTCTCAGCTGGACCTGGCCTGCGCAGTGTTGTGGTCCACTCTGCGTCTCTGGCTACAGAGGCTGTGGGTGGGCCGCTGGTTGGCATGTAAGGCCGGCGGCCTCCGTGCTGATCGCCCTCTGCAGGATGATGCACGCAAGAGCTATCGCGATGCCGCCCTGGTTTACCATCGCCTGCACCAGCTCCACATGACTG GTAAGCTGGGTGGCAGTCACCTCTTTGCAGTCCACATGGCCCTCAGTGCGGTGAACCTGGCAGAGTGTGCAGgcgactgtctgtctgtggccaCATTGGCTGAGATCTACGTCTCTGCTGCTCTGCGAGTGAAAACCAGTCTGCCTCGCCTGCTGCACATCACCTCT CGTGGCTTTCTGAGTCGAGCTCGCCAAGCCTGTCTCTCCCCCAGTGGCAGCGTTCCTCCTGCCATGCAGTGGCTGTGTCACCCTCTAGGCCATCGCTTCTTTGTGGATGGTGACTGGTCTGTGCGCAGCACCCCCAAGGAGAGCATCTACAGCCAGGCGGGGAACACAG TGGACCCCCTGGCTCAGGTGACACAGGCCTTCAGGGAGCACCTGCTGGAAAAGGCCCTGTACTGCGTGGCCCAGCCCCATGGAGACAAAACACCCAACGTGGGCCAAGG CGAGTACTCAGATGCTCTAGAGTACCTGCAGCTGCTGACCAGCGCCTCTGACGCAGCAGGAGCCACAACCCAGGCTTTCGCCATCGGCTCCAACATGGCAACAGTCACTG GCTGTGACCCTCACTCAAAATGGTGGTCTTCGGTTGCCGTGGTGATTATTAACTGGCTGCAAGGAGATGACGTGGCAGCAGAGAGATTATACCCAGCGGTGGAACACCTTCCACGCAGTCTGCAGTCCGCTGA GAGCCCATTGCCCAAAGCCTGCCTGAATACATTTAAAGCAGTGCGCGCCCTGCTGGCCAAACCAGAGAACAGCCAGCTCAGCCTCAGCTACTGTGAGAAAGCCAGCGGCCTGTTTAGAGACAGCCTCAACCTAGGgccacacagcaacagcagTACTTTAGATAAG TTGGTGCAGTTGTTGCTGTGTGATCTGCTGCTGGTGACGCGCACTAACGTGTGGCGGGAGCAGCAGGTGTGTTCTCCCGCCACTGGTCAGCAGAGCTCTGCCTCAGCAGCCTCTCCGGCAGAGCTGCAGGGCTTCCAGCAGGACCTCAGCTCTCTGCGCAAACTCGCCCACAGCTTCAGACCCGCCATGCGCAGG tTGTTTCTGCATGAAGCCACAGCCAGGCTGATGGCGGGTGCCAGCCCCACGCGTACACACCAACTCTTGGACCGCAGTCTACGCCGCCGTGCCACACCCGGCGGCAAGAGTG aaGAGTGTGAGACGCGGCCAGGCCAGCGAGAGCAGGCTGAAGCGGTCATGCTAGCCTGCTGGTATCTCCCCCCTTCTTTCCTTTCGGCCCCCGGCCAGAGAGTGGGCATGCTGGCGGACGCTGCTCGCACGCTGGAGAAACTAGGGGACAAGCGCACTCTTCATGACTGCCAGCAGATGATCATCAAACTAGGCAGCGGAACCACGGTCACCTCCACCTAG